Proteins encoded within one genomic window of Haloplanus vescus:
- a CDS encoding MFS transporter, protein MEGIGADVCCLGHKSAGETRLGNEPFTWGRPRLHGVLGSTLDAVRGFRRPVYAVAGGRLINVFGSGLVYPFASIHFHLEVGIALSIVGLGLLANNVATATGTAVGGYLADRYGRRPVMVGSMALSAVTLAAYALVTTGAGFVAVATAAGLTMGLYAPASQAMIADLTNPEERERGYGLLKVASNVGFGSGFVVGGILYEFASVAVFVADGLTSAIVAVVLLAVLPRVHEGRPAATLSESVGDWGRAISRHRLVALALLNVGFAVMYAQMQATVPVVASETLGLSSAQIGTLFVLNPLVLVVFQMPVLGAISDWRRTRGLVASTAFWGVSFLAVAAVEVVAGDASLFGVDATLVGVVLIGVFLVLRTVGEVFHSPLVTSLASDLGHADGRGSRLSLIEIAKRVGMGLGAALGGAFFDFGFAALLWPALVVGCVGLAVGLFALERRVTPAENGI, encoded by the coding sequence GTGGAGGGCATCGGCGCTGACGTGTGCTGTCTCGGACATAAATCCGCCGGCGAGACGCGACTCGGAAACGAACCGTTCACGTGGGGGCGACCCCGACTCCACGGCGTGCTGGGCTCGACGCTCGACGCTGTCAGGGGGTTCCGGCGTCCGGTCTACGCCGTCGCCGGGGGGCGACTCATCAACGTCTTCGGCTCCGGTCTGGTCTACCCGTTCGCGAGCATCCACTTCCACCTCGAAGTGGGCATCGCTCTCTCCATCGTCGGCCTCGGTTTACTCGCCAACAACGTCGCTACCGCGACGGGCACCGCCGTCGGCGGCTACCTCGCGGACCGCTACGGTCGCCGCCCGGTGATGGTCGGGAGCATGGCGCTGTCGGCGGTGACGCTCGCGGCCTACGCCCTCGTCACCACCGGTGCGGGGTTCGTCGCGGTGGCCACCGCCGCCGGCCTGACCATGGGGCTGTACGCCCCGGCGAGTCAGGCGATGATAGCCGACCTCACCAACCCAGAAGAGCGCGAACGGGGGTACGGCCTCCTGAAAGTCGCGAGCAACGTCGGCTTCGGGTCCGGGTTCGTCGTCGGCGGGATTCTCTACGAGTTCGCGAGCGTCGCCGTTTTCGTCGCCGATGGCCTTACCTCCGCTATCGTCGCAGTCGTCCTCCTCGCGGTCCTCCCCCGCGTTCACGAGGGGCGGCCCGCGGCCACCCTCTCCGAGAGCGTCGGCGACTGGGGACGCGCCATCTCGCGTCACCGACTCGTCGCCCTCGCCCTCCTCAACGTCGGCTTCGCGGTCATGTACGCCCAGATGCAGGCGACGGTGCCCGTCGTCGCCAGCGAGACGCTCGGCCTGAGTTCGGCCCAAATCGGGACGCTGTTCGTCCTGAACCCCCTCGTCCTCGTCGTCTTCCAGATGCCCGTCCTCGGCGCCATCAGCGACTGGCGGCGCACGCGCGGCCTCGTCGCCTCGACGGCGTTCTGGGGCGTGAGCTTCCTCGCCGTCGCCGCCGTCGAAGTCGTCGCCGGCGACGCGTCGCTGTTCGGCGTCGACGCCACCCTCGTCGGCGTCGTCCTGATAGGCGTCTTCCTCGTCCTCCGGACCGTCGGCGAGGTGTTTCACTCGCCGCTCGTCACGTCGCTGGCGAGTGACCTCGGCCACGCCGACGGGCGCGGCTCTCGGCTCTCGCTCATCGAAATCGCCAAGCGCGTCGGGATGGGGCTAGGCGCCGCGCTCGGCGGTGCGTTCTTCGACTTCGGCTTCGCGGCCCTCCTCTGGCCGGCGCTCGTCGTCGGGTGTGTCGGGCTGGCGGTCGGCCTCTTCGCGCTCGAACGGCGCGTGACGCCAGCCGAAAACGGAATCTAG
- the menE gene encoding o-succinylbenzoate--CoA ligase: protein MMYGPLTHRAATTPDATALVDADTDREWSVADLDSAVERVAGRLAALGVQPGDRLGVLLPTRPAAVRMIHAAMRLGAVLVPLGTRLSTADLVTRLDRAEVTTLVCGATTEADALAAADAATADVPVVSVDDADAATELAARSPDAVVPHDWSLDATLLVPFTSGTTGVPKGVRLTLGNVLASAAASAFRLGLDRAETWHVALPLHHVGGLTPVVRGPLYGMTVVCRSEFDAESVAADFERYDVTATSLVPTTLDRLLDATSGDLAPSLRTVLLGGAPATEELLERCQRRSVPVFPTYGMTEAASQIATATPAEAAAHPGTVGRPLFGTEVSVRADDGTERSPGEVGELVVSGPTVSPGYLDAEATAAAFGDDGLHTGDVGYRDGDGRLWVLGRTDDTILTGGENVAPATVVEALRDHPDVDDAAVVGVPDEEWGERVAALVVPADASLSAATLTEHCRDRLADYAVPKTIRFADAIPRTDSGTVDRDAVRERF, encoded by the coding sequence ATGATGTACGGCCCGCTCACCCACCGGGCGGCGACGACGCCCGACGCGACGGCGCTGGTCGACGCCGACACCGACCGCGAGTGGTCGGTCGCGGACCTCGATTCGGCCGTCGAACGCGTCGCCGGCCGCCTCGCGGCGCTCGGCGTCCAGCCCGGCGACCGCCTCGGCGTCTTGCTCCCGACGCGCCCCGCCGCGGTCCGGATGATTCACGCCGCGATGCGACTGGGGGCGGTGCTCGTGCCGCTCGGCACGCGACTGTCGACCGCCGACCTCGTGACGCGACTCGACCGGGCCGAGGTGACGACGCTGGTCTGTGGGGCGACGACCGAAGCTGATGCCCTCGCGGCCGCGGACGCGGCGACGGCCGACGTGCCCGTCGTCTCCGTCGACGACGCCGACGCGGCGACCGAACTCGCCGCCCGCTCACCCGACGCCGTCGTCCCCCACGACTGGTCGCTCGACGCGACGCTTCTCGTCCCCTTCACCTCGGGCACCACGGGGGTGCCGAAGGGCGTTCGCCTGACGCTCGGGAACGTCCTCGCGAGCGCCGCCGCCTCCGCGTTCCGACTGGGTCTCGACCGTGCCGAGACGTGGCACGTCGCCCTCCCGCTTCACCACGTCGGCGGCCTCACGCCCGTCGTCCGCGGCCCGCTGTACGGCATGACCGTCGTCTGCCGGTCCGAGTTCGACGCCGAGTCGGTCGCGGCGGATTTCGAGCGCTACGACGTGACGGCCACCTCGCTGGTGCCGACGACGCTCGACCGTCTCCTCGACGCGACGAGCGGCGACCTCGCGCCCTCGCTCCGGACGGTCCTCCTCGGCGGGGCGCCCGCCACCGAGGAATTACTGGAGCGGTGCCAGCGGCGGTCGGTCCCCGTGTTCCCCACCTACGGCATGACCGAGGCGGCGTCACAGATTGCGACGGCGACGCCCGCGGAGGCGGCGGCCCACCCCGGAACCGTCGGCCGGCCGCTGTTCGGGACCGAGGTGTCCGTCCGCGCCGACGACGGGACCGAACGCTCGCCGGGCGAGGTGGGCGAACTCGTCGTCTCTGGCCCGACGGTGTCGCCGGGGTATCTCGACGCCGAGGCGACGGCCGCGGCGTTCGGCGATGACGGACTCCACACCGGCGACGTGGGCTATCGCGACGGCGACGGGCGACTGTGGGTGCTCGGCCGGACCGACGACACGATTCTCACCGGCGGCGAGAACGTCGCGCCCGCGACGGTGGTTGAGGCGCTCCGGGACCACCCAGATGTAGACGACGCGGCGGTCGTCGGGGTCCCGGACGAAGAGTGGGGTGAGCGCGTGGCGGCGCTGGTCGTGCCCGCGGACGCGTCGCTCTCGGCGGCGACGCTCACCGAGCACTGCCGTGACCGCCTCGCGGACTACGCGGTGCCGAAGACGATTCGCTTCGCCGACGCGATTCCGCGGACCGACTCGGGGACGGTCGACCGCGACGCCGTCCGCGAGCGGTTCTAG